In one Roseburia intestinalis L1-82 genomic region, the following are encoded:
- a CDS encoding ABC transporter permease has protein sequence MNVKNRKCIRKLSLKSLYANRRRNLIAIFAIALTTLLFTSMFTIVLSLNASYETYQFRQVGGYAHGTFKDVSPEQAERIAAHPKVKATGVRKVIGITAEGVFAKIPAEISYMDANCTKWSYATPIIGRMPESGKEVAMDTAALQLLGVTPELGAEVTVSYSITDKDQTAFTVTDTFTLVGYWDYDELMPVHYINISHDYADDIEAQAAKTGLQPFRTDLNVMMASSTNIQGQMEQVDTDLGYTWDSYTDPNSVRIGVNWGYTSSQLESQLDPELVIAIAAFLLLVIFTGYLIIYNIFQISVAGDIRFYGLLKTIGTTPRQLKRIIRQQALLLCLIGIPAGLLLGYGIGAVLVPVVLRSTQLDAGITTISTSPVIFVGSVLFALLTVLLSCSKPGKMAARVSPVEATKYTDAMQTKKKQRSTRGAKLHQMAFANLGRNKKKTVLVVVSLALSVTLFNALCAFVGGFSMEKYVSFMTCADFIVSTPDYFRYNPADEFITPEQIEEIAANTKASLSGTGYAVRKPAYLWMTEDALRQDYARYESAEQLDSHMSRLEHRGNMVMGDTRIEALDNSLFDKLQVFDGDISPMLEPDNNAIAIAVSLDDYGNLPNPEYYPKVGDTITATYADDVKYIDSRTGELRTEDTPEEYFQAKLYGARDVEYTVCALVELPNSMSYRYGGIGYDVVLSVDTAQRDSGGAAIPMLYLFDTADEVDEAEAEQYLSKLTAGEFSPLMYESKVTARSEFAQFRQMFLLIGGILCAIIGLVGLLNFFNAMMTGILSRRREFAVLQAVGMTNRQLKTMLIYEGLFYAMSSVAAAFILSLAVGPLAGKMLGSMFWFFEYRFTILPVLLTIPVFLLLGWLIPCMMYDNAAKCSVVEQLRDAQ, from the coding sequence ATGAATGTCAAAAATCGAAAATGTATTCGAAAACTCAGCTTAAAATCTCTTTATGCGAACCGTCGCCGCAATCTGATCGCTATTTTTGCCATTGCGCTGACAACGCTGCTATTTACTTCCATGTTCACCATTGTTCTGTCGCTGAACGCCAGTTATGAAACCTACCAGTTTCGGCAGGTAGGCGGCTATGCGCATGGCACCTTTAAGGATGTTTCCCCCGAGCAGGCGGAACGCATCGCTGCCCACCCAAAGGTGAAGGCTACGGGGGTACGGAAGGTGATCGGTATCACTGCGGAGGGGGTCTTTGCCAAAATACCGGCAGAGATCAGCTACATGGATGCCAACTGCACTAAATGGAGCTATGCAACCCCTATTATCGGACGGATGCCCGAAAGCGGCAAAGAGGTAGCCATGGATACGGCAGCGTTGCAGCTGCTTGGCGTAACGCCGGAGCTGGGCGCCGAGGTCACGGTTTCCTATTCCATTACGGACAAGGATCAAACCGCCTTTACTGTAACAGATACCTTTACGCTGGTGGGCTATTGGGACTATGATGAACTAATGCCTGTTCATTACATCAACATCAGTCATGATTACGCAGATGACATCGAAGCGCAGGCAGCGAAAACAGGTTTACAGCCCTTCCGCACCGATTTGAATGTCATGATGGCTTCCAGTACAAACATTCAAGGGCAGATGGAGCAGGTGGATACCGATCTCGGCTACACATGGGACAGCTATACCGATCCCAACAGCGTTCGAATCGGCGTCAACTGGGGATATACCTCATCCCAGCTGGAGTCGCAGCTCGATCCGGAACTTGTGATCGCCATAGCAGCTTTTTTGCTGCTGGTGATTTTCACCGGGTATCTTATCATCTATAACATTTTCCAGATCTCTGTTGCGGGGGATATCCGGTTTTACGGGCTTCTGAAAACCATTGGCACAACGCCCCGGCAGCTCAAACGCATCATTCGCCAGCAGGCACTTCTGCTTTGTCTGATCGGCATTCCGGCGGGGCTGCTGTTGGGCTATGGCATTGGCGCTGTTCTGGTGCCTGTTGTCTTGCGCTCCACCCAGTTGGATGCAGGCATCACCACCATCAGCACTTCGCCTGTGATCTTTGTTGGCTCCGTGCTGTTTGCCCTGCTGACGGTGCTTTTGTCCTGCTCCAAGCCCGGGAAAATGGCAGCCAGGGTTTCTCCGGTGGAGGCTACCAAATATACGGATGCGATGCAGACCAAGAAAAAACAGCGCAGCACCCGGGGAGCGAAGCTCCATCAGATGGCCTTTGCCAATCTGGGACGAAACAAAAAAAAGACGGTGCTGGTGGTGGTGTCTCTGGCACTGTCGGTGACGCTGTTCAATGCGCTGTGTGCCTTTGTGGGCGGCTTCAGCATGGAGAAGTATGTATCCTTCATGACCTGCGCCGATTTTATCGTCAGCACGCCCGACTATTTCCGTTACAACCCGGCAGATGAATTCATCACGCCGGAACAGATCGAAGAGATCGCAGCAAACACAAAGGCCAGTCTTTCCGGCACGGGATATGCTGTGCGAAAACCCGCATATCTGTGGATGACGGAGGATGCTCTGCGGCAGGACTATGCAAGGTACGAAAGCGCCGAGCAGTTGGACAGCCATATGAGCCGTCTGGAGCACCGGGGCAATATGGTGATGGGAGATACCAGAATCGAGGCTCTGGATAACAGCCTGTTTGACAAGCTGCAAGTGTTCGACGGAGATATTTCTCCTATGCTGGAGCCGGACAATAACGCCATTGCCATTGCGGTTTCTTTGGATGATTACGGCAATCTGCCCAATCCTGAATACTACCCCAAGGTGGGAGACACGATTACCGCTACCTATGCGGATGATGTGAAATATATCGACAGCCGCACCGGGGAACTCCGCACCGAAGATACACCGGAGGAGTACTTTCAGGCAAAATTGTATGGAGCCAGAGATGTAGAGTACACGGTCTGCGCCTTGGTAGAACTTCCGAATTCCATGAGTTATCGTTATGGTGGTATTGGATATGACGTAGTTTTGTCTGTGGACACCGCACAGAGGGACAGCGGTGGTGCAGCCATTCCGATGCTCTACCTGTTCGACACAGCGGACGAAGTTGACGAGGCCGAAGCAGAGCAATATCTATCGAAGCTCACTGCCGGTGAGTTTTCGCCCTTGATGTATGAAAGCAAGGTCACGGCTCGCTCTGAATTTGCTCAGTTCCGGCAGATGTTCCTTCTGATAGGTGGTATCCTCTGTGCTATCATTGGGCTGGTGGGACTCTTAAATTTCTTCAACGCCATGATGACCGGTATTCTTTCCCGCCGCCGTGAATTTGCTGTGCTTCAGGCTGTAGGAATGACAAACCGGCAGCTCAAAACCATGCTGATCTACGAGGGGTTGTTTTACGCAATGTCTTCTGTAGCGGCGGCCTTTATTTTGTCGCTTGCGGTGGGACCTCTTGCGGGAAAAATGCTGGGCAGTATGTTCTGGTTCTTTGAGTATCGATTCACCATTCTGCCTGTCCTGCTGACAATTCCGGTATTTCTTCTGCTGGGGTGGCTGATTCCTTGCATGATGTATGACAACGCAGCGAAATGCAGTGTTGTAGAGCAATTAAGGGATGCTCAATAA
- a CDS encoding ABC transporter ATP-binding protein, whose amino-acid sequence MEVLQAKNLKKIYGSGNNAVHALDGVDLSVKKGEFVAIVGTSGSGKSTLLHMLGGLDRPTSGTVMVDGQDIFSLKEEALTIFRRRKIGFVFQAYNLVPVLNVYENIVLPIELDGGKVNKDFVQQIVQTLGLDDRLDALPNQLSGGQQQRVAIARALAAAPAIILADEPTGNLDSKTSQDVLSLLKVTSQKFAQTIVMITHNEEIAQMADRIIRIEDGRIVSQN is encoded by the coding sequence ATGGAAGTTTTACAGGCAAAAAACCTGAAAAAGATTTATGGCTCCGGCAATAACGCAGTTCATGCGTTGGATGGAGTTGATTTAAGTGTAAAGAAGGGCGAATTTGTTGCAATTGTCGGCACATCCGGCTCCGGCAAATCCACGCTGCTGCACATGCTGGGCGGGCTGGATCGCCCTACAAGCGGCACGGTTATGGTGGACGGACAGGATATTTTCTCCCTGAAGGAGGAAGCGCTGACCATCTTCCGCCGCAGGAAAATCGGCTTTGTGTTCCAAGCATATAATCTTGTTCCGGTGCTGAATGTGTATGAAAATATTGTTCTACCCATTGAGCTGGACGGTGGCAAGGTCAATAAGGATTTCGTACAGCAGATTGTACAGACACTTGGGCTGGATGATCGTCTGGATGCGCTGCCCAATCAGCTCTCAGGCGGTCAACAGCAGCGGGTAGCCATTGCCCGTGCGCTGGCGGCAGCACCCGCTATCATTCTGGCAGATGAACCGACAGGTAATCTGGATTCCAAAACCAGCCAGGATGTATTAAGTCTTTTGAAAGTCACCAGTCAAAAGTTCGCCCAGACAATCGTAATGATCACTCACAACGAAGAAATTGCGCAGATGGCAGACCGCATTATCCGTATCGAAGATGGTCGGATCGTCTCCCAGAACTAA
- a CDS encoding sensor histidine kinase encodes MEEIERMLDTAMTGSFSETNFDESQLSALETKFAHYLSAAEASSQNIAQEKDKIKTLIADISHQTKTPIANLLLYSELLMEETMPASAKANVEALYKQSEKLRFLIDSLVKLSRLENGIISLSPQQAALQPLLESVVEQYTAKASEKGLSLQMQDTDAFAVFDFKWTAEALANIVDNAIKYTEHGTITISAVSYEMFVRIDISDTGSGIPENEQAKIFARFYRSNSVQKQEGVGIGLYLARQIISGEGGYIKVASVPGKGSTFSIFLPK; translated from the coding sequence ATGGAAGAAATCGAAAGGATGCTGGACACTGCCATGACCGGCTCCTTTTCTGAAACCAATTTTGATGAAAGCCAGCTATCTGCATTGGAAACGAAGTTTGCGCACTATCTTTCCGCCGCAGAAGCATCTTCTCAAAACATAGCGCAGGAAAAAGACAAAATCAAAACCTTGATTGCGGACATCTCCCACCAGACAAAAACGCCGATTGCAAACCTGCTGTTATACAGCGAGCTTCTGATGGAGGAAACTATGCCTGCATCGGCGAAGGCAAATGTGGAGGCGCTGTACAAACAATCGGAAAAGCTGCGATTTCTGATCGATTCTCTCGTAAAGCTTTCCAGACTGGAAAACGGGATCATTTCACTCTCCCCTCAGCAAGCAGCGCTGCAGCCGCTGCTTGAAAGTGTGGTAGAACAATATACTGCCAAGGCTTCTGAAAAAGGATTGTCTTTGCAAATGCAGGATACAGATGCTTTTGCTGTATTCGACTTCAAATGGACAGCGGAAGCGCTGGCTAATATCGTAGACAACGCCATCAAATATACAGAGCATGGCACCATTACTATTTCTGCCGTAAGCTATGAAATGTTTGTAAGGATCGATATATCGGATACCGGTTCAGGCATCCCGGAAAATGAGCAAGCGAAGATATTTGCTCGCTTTTACCGCTCAAATAGTGTGCAGAAACAAGAAGGGGTCGGCATTGGCTTATACCTTGCCCGACAGATCATATCCGGCGAGGGCGGTTATATCAAGGTTGCTTCCGTTCCGGGAAAAGGAAGTACGTTTTCCATATTTCTGCCGAAATAA